Proteins encoded by one window of Mycoplasma capricolum subsp. capricolum ATCC 27343:
- the tuf gene encoding elongation factor Tu, whose product MAKEQFDRSLPHVNIGTIGHVDHGKTTLTAAITKVLSEQGNAEFKDYANIDNAPEERERGITINTAHVEYKTANRHYAHVDCPGHADYVKNMITGAAQMDGAILVVAATDGPMPQTREHILLSRQVGVPKIVVFLNKCDMVEDDEMIDLVEMEIRDLLTEYDFDGEGAPVIRGSALGALNGDSKWTGAINELMAAVDEYIPTPQRDADKTFLMPVEDVFTITGRGTVATGRVERGTVKVNEEVEIIGLKEEPTKTVVTGLEMFRKLLDFAVAGDNVGALLRGVDRHSVERGQVLAKPGTIKPHTVLKASVYALTQEEGGRHKPFFNKYRPQFYFRTTDVTGEVTLPEGTDMVMPGDNVEMEIQLIKPVAVEEGTKFSIREGGRTIGAGTVISIEK is encoded by the coding sequence ATGGCAAAAGAACAATTTGACCGTAGTTTACCTCACGTTAATATTGGAACAATTGGACACGTTGATCATGGTAAAACTACATTAACTGCTGCAATTACTAAAGTTTTATCTGAACAAGGTAACGCAGAATTCAAAGATTATGCAAATATTGATAATGCCCCAGAAGAAAGAGAACGTGGTATTACAATTAATACTGCACACGTTGAATACAAAACAGCTAATAGACACTATGCACACGTAGATTGCCCAGGTCACGCTGACTATGTTAAAAACATGATTACTGGAGCAGCACAAATGGATGGAGCTATTTTAGTTGTTGCTGCAACTGATGGGCCAATGCCACAAACTAGAGAACACATTCTATTATCAAGACAAGTTGGAGTTCCAAAAATTGTTGTTTTCTTAAACAAATGTGATATGGTTGAAGATGATGAAATGATCGATCTAGTTGAAATGGAAATTAGAGATCTATTAACTGAATATGACTTTGATGGAGAAGGAGCACCAGTTATTAGAGGTTCAGCTTTAGGAGCATTAAATGGTGATTCAAAATGAACTGGAGCAATTAATGAATTAATGGCAGCAGTTGATGAATACATCCCAACTCCACAAAGAGACGCTGATAAAACTTTCTTAATGCCAGTTGAAGATGTGTTTACAATTACTGGACGTGGAACTGTTGCAACAGGACGTGTTGAACGTGGAACTGTTAAAGTAAACGAAGAAGTTGAAATTATTGGATTAAAAGAAGAACCAACTAAAACTGTTGTTACTGGATTAGAAATGTTTAGAAAACTACTTGATTTTGCTGTGGCTGGAGATAATGTTGGAGCATTATTACGTGGTGTTGACAGACATTCAGTAGAACGTGGACAAGTTTTAGCAAAACCTGGAACTATTAAACCACATACTGTATTAAAAGCTTCAGTTTATGCTTTAACTCAAGAAGAAGGTGGACGTCATAAACCATTCTTTAATAAATACCGTCCTCAATTCTACTTCCGTACAACTGATGTTACTGGAGAAGTTACTTTACCAGAAGGAACTGATATGGTAATGCCTGGTGATAATGTTGAAATGGAAATCCAATTAATTAAACCTGTTGCTGTTGAAGAAGGAACTAAATTCTCAATTCGTGAAGGTGGAAGAACAATTGGTGCTGGAACAGTTATCTCAATTGAAAAATAA
- a CDS encoding PTS transporter subunit EIIC has protein sequence MKKILDFRKAKESNLHEFFSKFAKSILTFVALLPAAGLTIILGKIIGPLGLGQIKASAKVFNQIGGVIETVGWAAFSHMGLLFAVAIGGTWSKNRYGGSFAAAFAYFILLAVGSSMFITRTDPNTKELQFLNYILGRWEKHELFFSSQEGVMSIRYDAIGGIIMGFVGATIYNKYYNFNKLPQALSFFNGARFVPFMVIIIVLPISVGIGLIWPLFQTVINYLGNFFAKEQKLKFLAPFLYGTSERLLLPFGLHHMITIPMNYSQLGGNVDFTNSSQFTNTNEQNAKIIADFFSSLSNKEALKAQGQEKIWLSWITALGNVKSGWTDYAANHSNVSGLSMQQAYEIVLDSVVPVRFKVGQMITSSGSLVGAGLGMAFAIPKEKRAKYSSIYFSGLAACLLTGVTEPIEFIFMFSAPLLYVLHAVLTGIAFGISDFIPMRIHAFGGIETLVKYLFVFGPTSITGIGIKGILWIQGLWLLLVTIGFGGIYFVVFYFFTKKTKPAIPGFTNDELITDVEAKQEVKEKTIKTDKTVKAIIDLLGGLDNLEDIDACMTRLRVKVKDKTKVENKFKELTGAVGVLNKGSSLQIVYGPKADIYKGEILELLERNKNGKTK, from the coding sequence ATGAAAAAAATATTAGATTTTAGAAAGGCTAAAGAGAGTAACTTACACGAATTTTTTTCAAAATTTGCTAAATCTATTTTGACTTTTGTTGCTCTTTTACCTGCGGCTGGATTGACAATTATTTTAGGAAAAATAATTGGTCCTTTAGGTTTAGGACAAATTAAAGCTTCAGCTAAAGTTTTTAATCAAATTGGTGGTGTTATTGAAACTGTTGGTTGAGCAGCCTTTAGTCATATGGGTTTATTATTTGCTGTTGCAATTGGTGGTACTTGATCTAAAAATAGATATGGTGGTTCATTTGCCGCTGCTTTTGCATATTTTATTTTATTAGCTGTTGGTTCTTCAATGTTTATAACAAGAACCGATCCTAATACTAAAGAATTACAATTTTTAAACTACATTTTAGGTAGATGAGAAAAACATGAACTATTTTTTAGTAGCCAAGAAGGAGTTATGTCTATTAGATATGATGCTATTGGTGGAATTATAATGGGATTTGTTGGTGCTACAATTTATAATAAGTATTACAACTTTAATAAATTACCACAAGCATTATCATTTTTTAATGGTGCAAGATTTGTTCCTTTTATGGTAATTATTATTGTATTACCAATATCTGTTGGTATTGGATTAATTTGACCATTATTTCAAACTGTAATTAATTATTTAGGAAACTTTTTTGCAAAAGAACAAAAATTAAAATTTCTAGCTCCATTTTTATATGGAACTTCAGAAAGATTATTATTGCCATTTGGATTACACCACATGATTACAATTCCTATGAATTATAGTCAATTAGGTGGAAATGTAGATTTTACAAACTCAAGTCAATTTACTAATACAAATGAACAAAATGCTAAAATTATTGCTGATTTTTTTAGTAGTTTATCAAACAAAGAAGCTTTAAAAGCACAAGGACAAGAAAAAATCTGATTGAGTTGAATTACTGCTTTAGGAAATGTAAAAAGTGGATGAACTGATTATGCAGCAAACCATAGTAATGTTAGTGGATTATCAATGCAGCAAGCTTATGAAATAGTATTAGATTCAGTTGTACCAGTAAGATTTAAAGTTGGACAAATGATTACTTCATCAGGTTCATTAGTTGGTGCTGGATTAGGTATGGCATTTGCAATTCCTAAAGAAAAAAGAGCTAAATATTCTTCAATTTATTTTTCAGGATTAGCTGCTTGTTTATTAACTGGAGTTACTGAACCAATTGAATTTATTTTTATGTTTTCAGCTCCTTTATTATATGTTTTACATGCAGTTTTAACTGGAATAGCATTTGGAATTAGTGATTTTATTCCAATGAGAATTCATGCATTTGGAGGAATTGAAACATTAGTTAAATACTTATTTGTATTTGGTCCAACTTCAATAACTGGAATTGGTATTAAAGGTATTTTATGAATCCAAGGTTTATGATTATTATTAGTAACTATTGGTTTTGGTGGAATTTATTTTGTTGTATTTTACTTCTTTACTAAAAAAACTAAACCAGCAATACCTGGATTTACTAATGATGAATTAATAACTGATGTTGAAGCAAAACAAGAAGTCAAAGAAAAGACAATAAAAACAGATAAAACTGTTAAAGCTATAATTGATTTATTAGGTGGATTAGATAATCTAGAAGATATTGATGCATGTATGACTAGATTAAGAGTTAAAGTTAAAGATAAAACAAAAGTTGAAAATAAATTTAAAGAACTAACTGGAGCTGTTGGTGTTTTAAATAAAGGAAGTTCTTTACAAATTGTTTATGGTCCAAAAGCTGACATATATAAAGGTGAAATATTAGAGTTATTAGAAAGAAATAAAAATGGCAAAACCAAATAA
- a CDS encoding alpha-xylosidase yields the protein MAKPNNITREMLEYSFPIKQRIFDPKNEYWITTKVSDLWTTNNNLFIEVTFSNLQKATFQIQLFESNIINLKLSQKTIPTLFNEHLNSNLKQKSIKFIKTKDQIIIDLDKDEKLVFNINPFVLMILDSKKNIKTRTTLRTGYQFFEGFINPNLGIEIDQNKNQRFFMSFDIENDEKFYGLGEKFRPLVKNGVESVIWNSDNSCVTNNDLAYNGLPLLYSTNKWGFLVNTSCKTTFEIGSPTTDILSFKVDQDFLDLYLFSNQSLKELVSSYTLLTNRISKVPDIGYGVWLNRLYYHNYEELFEAINKAKELNYPLDVITLDPKWLKNRYTKSCNFEYNTDAFGDFKKLFNDVKANGLEMCFWINPYIQNDGLENSKFLFENDLLVKSKNGGYAHPWTGTETYQENNYIIDFTNPKAYKWYKDQIKKLFNLGLRFVKPDYGDGLPEDAILFNNYQAKDFKQYFMFLYVKCCYEAGEEFFGAGKNVVVSRPGYIGTQKFVGKWSGDSITSFSDLKNHLQAGLSLSLAGEVIWGTDIGGFVESKDFSLDLYNRWTQVGMLNTFSRYHALGQREPWRFDKNTLDNSIKWARFKKTLLPEFKVWEQESIKKGLPILRPMVLENENNKIARLIDDQYYIGQNILICPILKQNSTNRDVFLPDGSWYKLDDKTKIYQGNCLYNFDVAWDDILIFVKNNSAILRFDNGSYNFKNVKDQIIEVDIYGQVDNLEYQFEIGDVLNKISIVNNQIHSNSNHKFIVKK from the coding sequence ATGGCAAAACCAAATAATATTACTAGAGAAATGTTAGAATATTCGTTTCCAATTAAGCAAAGAATTTTTGATCCTAAAAATGAATATTGAATAACAACTAAAGTTTCTGATCTTTGAACGACTAATAATAATTTATTTATTGAGGTCACTTTTTCAAATTTACAAAAAGCAACTTTTCAAATTCAACTTTTTGAATCAAATATTATTAACTTAAAGCTATCACAAAAAACAATACCTACTTTATTTAATGAGCATTTAAATAGTAATTTAAAACAAAAATCAATTAAGTTTATAAAAACTAAAGATCAAATAATTATTGATCTAGATAAAGATGAAAAGTTAGTTTTTAACATCAATCCTTTTGTTTTAATGATTTTAGATAGTAAAAAAAATATTAAAACTAGAACTACTTTAAGAACTGGATATCAATTTTTTGAAGGCTTTATTAATCCTAATTTAGGAATTGAAATTGATCAAAATAAAAATCAGAGATTTTTTATGTCATTTGATATTGAAAATGATGAAAAATTCTATGGACTTGGTGAAAAATTTAGACCTTTAGTTAAAAATGGAGTTGAGTCTGTTATTTGAAACTCTGACAATTCTTGTGTAACAAATAATGATTTAGCCTATAATGGTTTACCATTATTATATTCAACTAATAAGTGAGGATTTTTAGTTAATACAAGTTGCAAAACTACATTTGAAATAGGTTCTCCAACAACTGATATATTATCTTTTAAAGTTGATCAAGATTTTTTAGATTTATATTTATTTTCAAATCAAAGCTTAAAAGAATTAGTATCAAGTTATACTTTATTAACTAATAGAATTTCAAAAGTTCCAGATATTGGATATGGAGTTTGATTAAATAGACTTTATTATCATAACTATGAGGAATTATTTGAAGCTATTAATAAGGCAAAAGAATTAAATTATCCACTAGATGTTATTACTTTAGATCCTAAATGATTAAAAAATAGATATACAAAAAGTTGCAATTTTGAATATAATACTGATGCTTTTGGTGATTTTAAAAAACTATTTAATGATGTTAAAGCTAATGGTTTAGAAATGTGTTTTTGAATTAATCCATACATTCAAAATGATGGGTTAGAAAATTCTAAATTTTTATTTGAAAATGATTTGCTAGTTAAGAGTAAAAATGGTGGTTATGCTCATCCTTGAACAGGAACTGAAACATATCAAGAAAATAATTACATAATTGATTTTACAAATCCAAAAGCTTATAAGTGATATAAAGATCAAATCAAAAAACTATTTAACTTAGGTTTAAGATTTGTTAAACCTGATTATGGTGATGGCTTACCTGAAGATGCTATTTTATTTAATAATTATCAAGCAAAAGATTTTAAACAATATTTTATGTTTTTATATGTTAAATGTTGTTATGAAGCTGGTGAAGAGTTTTTTGGAGCTGGTAAAAATGTTGTAGTTAGCCGTCCAGGATATATTGGAACTCAAAAATTTGTTGGTAAATGATCTGGAGATAGTATAACTAGTTTTAGTGATTTAAAAAATCATTTACAAGCAGGTCTTTCTTTAAGTTTAGCTGGTGAAGTGATTTGAGGAACTGATATTGGAGGATTTGTTGAATCTAAAGATTTTAGTTTAGATCTATATAATCGTTGAACTCAAGTGGGAATGTTAAATACCTTTTCAAGATATCATGCTTTAGGTCAAAGAGAGCCTTGAAGATTTGATAAAAATACTTTAGATAATTCAATTAAATGAGCTAGATTTAAAAAAACTTTATTACCAGAATTTAAAGTTTGAGAACAAGAATCAATTAAAAAGGGATTACCAATACTAAGACCGATGGTTTTAGAAAATGAAAATAATAAAATTGCTAGATTAATAGATGATCAATATTATATTGGTCAAAATATTTTAATATGTCCAATTTTAAAACAAAATTCAACTAATAGAGATGTCTTTTTACCAGATGGATCTTGATATAAATTAGATGATAAAACAAAAATATATCAAGGCAATTGTTTATATAATTTTGATGTAGCTTGAGATGATATTTTAATATTTGTTAAAAATAATTCAGCTATTTTAAGATTTGATAATGGTAGTTATAATTTTAAAAATGTTAAAGATCAAATCATAGAAGTTGATATTTATGGACAAGTTGATAATTTAGAGTATCAATTTGAAATAGGTGATGTTTTAAATAAAATATCTATTGTTAATAACCAAATTCACTCTAATTCAAATCATAAATTTATTGTAAAAAAATAA
- a CDS encoding M17 family metallopeptidase, with protein sequence MIKFNDKKEELTLVCLTEVNNKPYVSDADLSTTFISEDKTIYMVIKKDHKCLKTKIRNAFKKFVLTNKFNLNVDVDSFLVLFDMCGCKKDAIEAIYETIAFETFDKVSYKKDSKPNEVVYNLITNEDVKELEEKEAIKMEFVNFARTLQDTPPNIATSEYLAEKVVEKAKEIDGLKVTVLGKKEATKLGMNLFLAVNAGSIYEPQAVVLEYVGDENEPKKALVGKGITFDSGGYNLKPSSAMEGMKFDMSGAAIMLSTVMALAKMKAKVNVVGIGMFTDNRIGSTATLPQSVIKSMNGLTVEIDNTDAEGRLVLADGITYVIREKQATEIWEASTLTGAMVIALGSYATGVFTNCDKRWELISQTSHKTSERVWRMPIFDEHLEKVKADSVNADLTNAAKGREAGSSTAAAFLSAFAEEKPFVHFDIAGTADKAGRGQAVLVRTLFEIFNK encoded by the coding sequence ATGATTAAATTTAATGATAAAAAAGAAGAGTTAACTTTAGTTTGCTTAACAGAAGTTAATAATAAGCCTTATGTATCAGATGCTGATTTATCAACTACATTTATTAGTGAAGATAAAACCATTTATATGGTAATTAAAAAAGATCATAAATGTTTAAAAACCAAAATTAGAAATGCTTTTAAAAAATTTGTTCTAACTAATAAATTTAATTTAAATGTTGATGTTGATTCATTTTTAGTGTTATTTGACATGTGTGGATGCAAAAAAGATGCTATTGAAGCAATTTATGAAACAATTGCTTTTGAAACATTTGATAAAGTAAGTTATAAAAAAGATAGTAAACCAAACGAAGTAGTTTACAATCTTATCACAAATGAAGATGTTAAAGAACTAGAAGAAAAAGAAGCTATTAAAATGGAGTTTGTAAACTTTGCAAGAACTTTACAAGATACTCCACCAAACATCGCAACAAGTGAATATTTAGCTGAAAAAGTAGTTGAAAAAGCAAAAGAAATTGATGGACTTAAAGTTACTGTTTTAGGTAAAAAAGAAGCTACTAAATTAGGAATGAACTTATTTTTAGCAGTTAATGCAGGATCAATATATGAACCACAGGCTGTAGTTTTAGAATATGTTGGTGATGAAAATGAACCAAAAAAAGCTTTAGTTGGAAAAGGAATTACTTTTGATAGTGGAGGTTATAATTTAAAACCTTCAAGTGCTATGGAAGGTATGAAATTTGATATGTCTGGAGCTGCTATTATGTTATCAACTGTTATGGCACTAGCTAAAATGAAAGCTAAAGTTAATGTTGTTGGAATTGGTATGTTTACAGATAATAGAATTGGATCAACTGCTACTTTACCTCAATCAGTAATAAAATCAATGAATGGGTTAACTGTTGAAATTGACAATACAGATGCTGAAGGAAGATTAGTATTAGCTGATGGAATTACTTATGTAATTAGAGAAAAACAAGCAACTGAAATTTGAGAAGCTTCAACTTTAACTGGAGCTATGGTAATTGCTTTAGGAAGTTATGCTACTGGAGTATTTACAAATTGTGATAAGAGATGAGAATTAATTTCTCAAACATCACACAAAACTAGTGAAAGAGTATGAAGAATGCCAATTTTTGATGAACACTTAGAAAAAGTTAAAGCAGACAGTGTAAATGCTGATTTAACTAATGCTGCTAAAGGAAGAGAAGCTGGTAGTTCTACTGCTGCAGCCTTTTTAAGTGCATTTGCTGAAGAAAAACCATTTGTTCACTTTGATATAGCTGGAACTGCAGATAAAGCTGGTAGAGGACAAGCAGTTTTAGTTAGAACTTTATTTGAAATATTTAATAAATAA
- a CDS encoding DUF285 domain-containing protein has translation MSAMFKDAIKFNQPLNKWKVNNVKDMDDIFAGAKEFNQDLDKWETSSLANINQMFWDATNFNGNITTWDVSKVKSLYNTFADAVSFNQDISNWVTSNITTMKGRFSR, from the coding sequence ATGTCCGCAATGTTTAAGGATGCTATAAAATTTAATCAACCTTTAAATAAATGAAAAGTAAATAACGTTAAAGATATGGATGATATATTTGCAGGTGCAAAGGAATTTAATCAAGATTTAGATAAATGAGAAACCTCTAGTTTAGCAAATATTAATCAAATGTTTTGAGATGCTACTAATTTTAATGGAAATATTACAACTTGAGATGTGTCAAAAGTCAAAAGTTTATACAATACTTTTGCAGACGCAGTGTCATTCAACCAAGATATTTCTAATTGAGTTACCTCTAATATTACTACAATGAAAGGAAGATTTAGTAGATAG
- a CDS encoding DUF285 domain-containing protein, which produces MPLKVNSLKDAFSGSKISKVENLDLWDTKNIKNMSYVFENALNFNQDLSK; this is translated from the coding sequence TTGCCATTAAAAGTTAATTCACTTAAGGATGCTTTTTCTGGATCAAAAATATCAAAAGTAGAAAATTTAGATTTGTGAGATACAAAAAATATTAAAAATATGTCTTATGTTTTTGAAAATGCATTAAATTTTAATCAAGATTTATCAAAATAA
- a CDS encoding lipoprotein, producing the protein MKKLLKILSSLGLIATSNLFVISCKNNISRSDKENKENTNSDQKREKPKRPAT; encoded by the coding sequence ATAAAAAAATTATTAAAAATTTTATCATCACTTGGTTTAATAGCTACATCAAACTTATTTGTAATTAGTTGTAAAAATAATATTTCTAGATCTGACAAAGAAAATAAAGAAAATACGAATTCTGATCAAAAAAGAGAAAAACCTAAAAGACCGGCAACTTAA
- the alaS gene encoding alanine--tRNA ligase has translation MKKLSTNQIRKIWLDFFISKNHYFLEPVSLIPVDDPSLLWINSGVATLKPYFDGRKTPPSPRLTNSQKAIRTNDIENVGVTARHHTMFEMLGNFSIGDYFKKEAIELAWELLTDKNYFDIDKNKLYITVFNEDIEAYNIWKDVIKIDEDHIFRLSKKTNFWDVGQGPCGPNTEIFYDRGEIWDPNKIGPRLISDDIENDRYIEVWNIVFSQFNNDGNNNYVELPRKNIDTGAGLERFASIFQNTPTNFETDIFYPTIKKVEQLTNNQFKYSIDNYFNPNKKQTRINTAFKVIADHIRATVFAISDGVFPGNKDRGYIIRRLIRRSCVFGNELGIKQAFLYKLVDSVIESMKEFYPYLVDKKSLVEQTIKDEEEKFLKTLSKGYDLLENIIKTKNTVSDKDALLLFESYGFPIEQTIEISELSNVTVDIEGFKKLLEQTKQATRNARKDLKAWDKQNELFTKLKVESEFTGWSEISRDNAKVIYMFTDQKQVESITDQEVFVILDKTPFYAEKGGQAADSGIIFNDQMKGFVIDVQQGPMHQNIHRIKVQDTLKLNDLINCRVDEEKRIYTMKNHSGTHMIHYALREVLGSSVMQSGSYNDENGLRMDFTYHRLPTNQELLKAQNLVLEKIKNKVDRQTYFCSLEESVKKHQALAFFTEKYDEIVRVIKFGDFSSELCGGTHVNNTSEIEDFIITGIESKGSGLYRIKCLTSFKTVNEYLNEQFKIYKDQAEIIIDKYNQNKDLLKNDQLENIYLEIKNITINKDNLILIKDLLDKLRDLNKDYDKKVNDLITANKLLKYKDLTPSLNKDNVNEIKLETTDLNIRDLKQLADDLRNKYNDLIVILLSSTNENNFIVVAVSQSLQNKYKAIDIFNNLEGYETKGGGNANLAQGKFVKK, from the coding sequence ATGAAAAAATTGTCAACTAATCAAATAAGAAAAATCTGATTAGATTTTTTTATTTCTAAAAATCATTATTTTTTAGAGCCAGTGTCTCTAATTCCAGTCGATGATCCATCATTATTATGAATTAATTCAGGAGTTGCTACTTTAAAACCATATTTTGACGGTAGAAAAACACCACCTTCACCAAGACTAACTAACTCTCAAAAAGCGATTAGAACTAATGATATTGAAAATGTTGGAGTTACAGCACGTCATCACACTATGTTTGAAATGCTTGGTAACTTTTCAATTGGTGATTATTTTAAAAAAGAAGCTATAGAATTAGCTTGAGAACTTTTAACAGATAAAAATTATTTTGATATTGATAAAAATAAGCTATATATTACTGTTTTTAATGAAGATATTGAAGCTTATAACATTTGAAAAGATGTTATTAAAATTGATGAAGATCATATTTTTAGATTATCTAAAAAAACTAATTTTTGAGATGTAGGTCAAGGACCTTGTGGACCAAATACTGAAATTTTTTATGATAGAGGTGAAATTTGAGATCCAAATAAAATTGGACCTAGACTAATTAGTGATGATATTGAAAATGATCGTTATATTGAAGTTTGAAATATTGTTTTTTCTCAATTTAATAATGATGGAAATAATAACTATGTTGAATTACCTAGAAAAAATATAGATACTGGTGCTGGGTTAGAAAGATTTGCTTCAATTTTTCAAAACACTCCTACTAACTTTGAAACTGACATTTTTTATCCAACTATTAAAAAAGTTGAACAACTAACTAATAACCAATTTAAATACTCAATTGATAATTATTTTAATCCTAATAAAAAACAAACTAGAATTAATACTGCTTTTAAAGTAATAGCAGATCATATAAGAGCTACAGTTTTTGCAATTTCTGATGGTGTATTTCCTGGTAATAAAGATAGAGGATATATTATTAGAAGATTAATTAGAAGATCTTGTGTTTTTGGAAACGAATTAGGAATTAAACAAGCATTTTTATATAAATTAGTTGATAGTGTAATTGAGTCAATGAAAGAATTTTATCCTTATTTAGTTGATAAAAAAAGTTTAGTAGAGCAAACTATTAAAGATGAAGAAGAAAAATTTTTAAAAACTTTATCAAAAGGATATGATCTTTTAGAAAATATTATTAAAACAAAAAATACAGTTAGTGATAAAGATGCTTTATTATTATTTGAATCATATGGTTTTCCAATTGAACAAACTATTGAAATTTCAGAATTATCTAATGTAACAGTTGATATTGAAGGTTTTAAAAAATTACTAGAACAAACAAAACAAGCTACAAGAAATGCTAGAAAAGATTTAAAAGCTTGAGATAAGCAAAATGAATTATTTACAAAACTAAAAGTAGAATCTGAATTTACTGGATGATCTGAAATAAGTAGAGATAATGCTAAAGTTATTTATATGTTTACAGATCAAAAACAAGTAGAATCGATAACTGATCAAGAAGTATTTGTAATTTTAGATAAAACTCCTTTTTATGCTGAAAAAGGTGGACAAGCTGCTGATAGTGGAATTATTTTTAATGATCAAATGAAAGGTTTTGTTATTGATGTTCAACAAGGTCCAATGCATCAAAACATTCATAGAATAAAAGTTCAAGATACTTTAAAATTAAATGATTTAATAAATTGTAGAGTTGATGAAGAAAAAAGAATCTATACAATGAAAAATCATTCAGGAACTCATATGATTCATTATGCTTTAAGAGAAGTTTTAGGAAGTAGTGTAATGCAATCTGGTTCATATAATGATGAAAATGGTTTGAGAATGGACTTTACTTATCATAGATTACCAACTAATCAAGAACTTTTAAAAGCTCAAAACTTAGTATTAGAAAAAATTAAAAATAAAGTTGATAGACAAACTTATTTTTGTAGTTTAGAAGAATCAGTAAAAAAACATCAAGCCTTGGCATTTTTTACTGAAAAATATGATGAAATAGTTAGAGTTATTAAATTTGGTGATTTTTCTTCAGAACTTTGTGGTGGAACTCATGTTAATAATACTAGTGAAATAGAAGATTTTATTATAACTGGGATCGAATCAAAAGGTAGTGGATTATATAGAATTAAATGTTTAACCTCATTTAAAACAGTTAATGAGTATTTAAATGAGCAATTTAAAATATATAAAGATCAAGCTGAAATTATTATTGATAAATATAATCAAAATAAAGACCTATTAAAAAATGATCAGTTAGAAAATATTTATTTAGAAATAAAAAATATTACTATTAATAAAGATAATTTAATACTAATAAAAGATTTATTAGATAAATTAAGAGATTTGAACAAAGATTATGATAAAAAGGTTAATGACTTAATTACAGCTAACAAGTTGTTAAAATATAAAGATCTAACTCCTAGTTTAAATAAAGATAATGTTAATGAAATTAAATTAGAAACTACTGATCTAAATATTAGAGATTTAAAACAACTAGCAGATGATTTGAGAAATAAATACAATGATTTAATTGTTATTTTATTAAGTAGTACAAATGAAAATAATTTTATAGTTGTTGCAGTTAGTCAAAGTTTACAAAATAAATACAAAGCAATTGATATTTTTAACAATTTAGAAGGTTATGAGACTAAAGGTGGAGGAAATGCTAATTTAGCTCAAGGGAAATTTGTTAAAAAATAA